The window TTGGCCGATTCATAAACCCGGGACTGGATGAACGATATGTTCTCGGGTCCGTCCATGCTTAGTCGCAGGACGCAATCAAACGGGTCGTTGAAATCGGTAGCAAACGAGAAATACAATTCCCCTCGCTCAATGACCGCGACAGTTCGCTCGTTGGCGGCTCGATACTTGTAAAGATACGTGGGTGGATTTGGCATCCCACAAACGTAGCCGGTCGAAAAACGCTCCGCAAACTTGTCCATCTTGGAATCGAACCCGCGCCCAGATCGCTGCACTTTGCGGGGTCTCGTTTCGCGGCCGTCCGCGCGGTGCACGGCTGGGGCGGAGTCTCATTAACCCAAGCCCGGCGGCCATCGGAAATCGGCGGCGATGCGCTGCACGGCGGATCGCGGGCGTGGAGGGTGAGGGACCATTCGGCGAACTGCCGAACCTACCACCCGCCGCCGGCGAATCGAGCCGCTAAATGTTAGGGTCCGACGGCGGGCCGATCGTCCGTCCTCGCTGAACTCGCGCGGGCAGAACAAAAAGAAACTCGCCAAGGGCCGCGGCGAACTCGATCACTCGGCGCGCATCGTCTTCCGTTGGAAGTGGTACCGCGTCGTCGGCATGTCGCTGATCGTTTGCGTCAAGACGAACGTCATGAGCCCATTCGGCCATTTCGGGCGTGATTATATGATCCCGAGCGGCTTCCTTGATTCGTGAATTGAGAACACCGTCTCTGTAGTTTTTGGCCTTAAGCATCGAGTCAATCGCACTCGCCGCAAGCATTACGGCTCCGGCAGGTGAATGGATGCTATCAACCGCTTGAGTTAGGTATTCACGCGCCCGCTCCGGAATGGCTTCATCGATTCTATCGATCGCTGGATAAAAGTCAGCGATCGCATTCGAGTTTGGCCCAGTGGCGGCCGTAACGAATCCGCCGCAGCCCGCACAGCGGTAGGCTCCCCATTCCCGTGGGTTGTTGCCGCGGTGGTCTGCACTGCCCTGGAAAAAGTGTTGCTCCATCGTGGGATGCGATCTTCTGCAGTGAGGACATCGATCGATTTCAATCATCTTCCCGTGTTGCATAGTCCGCTGCGCCTCTCCCATTTTTCGAATTTGACCCACCGTCCTACGCCGGCGCCGCTCGTGAAGCAAACTCGTCTCCCCACGCCCCGAACTGCAGGCCGCGAACATGCGGTTTCTGCGGGGATTCTCACGCTTGCCGCCCGTCTAGCAGACCGTTCAAGAATTCCCGCTTCGCGCTATGCTATCGTCGTCCGCGAGATTTGACGAGCATGGAGGGCTTGCACGATGGCGAT is drawn from Planctomycetia bacterium and contains these coding sequences:
- a CDS encoding DUF4145 domain-containing protein: MEQHFFQGSADHRGNNPREWGAYRCAGCGGFVTAATGPNSNAIADFYPAIDRIDEAIPERAREYLTQAVDSIHSPAGAVMLAASAIDSMLKAKNYRDGVLNSRIKEAARDHIITPEMAEWAHDVRLDANDQRHADDAVPLPTEDDARRVIEFAAALGEFLFVLPARVQRGRTIGPPSDPNI